A genome region from Thermococcus gorgonarius includes the following:
- a CDS encoding nucleotidyltransferase domain-containing protein: MSELARDFKEKNPDVWDILLYGSSVKGKERPNDVDIAVILEEGDPFKMAFHFKTALEEAGFSPEELDVKGFLLKELFDENNLVSLALLVEGYSLLKGRFLYESLNARGYTLFRFSYSSLPQNEKVRFIYSLRGRRKEGGILKRLNALELAPGIVLVPISATFEFAEFLRRWGLDYERAPVLMGELTGVVVGNE; this comes from the coding sequence TTGAGTGAACTGGCAAGGGACTTTAAGGAGAAAAACCCGGACGTCTGGGATATCCTGCTCTACGGCTCCTCGGTTAAGGGTAAGGAGAGGCCAAACGACGTTGACATTGCGGTGATTCTAGAGGAGGGCGATCCCTTTAAGATGGCCTTCCACTTCAAAACTGCCCTTGAAGAGGCCGGCTTTTCTCCCGAGGAGCTTGACGTTAAGGGTTTCCTCCTCAAAGAGCTGTTCGACGAGAACAACCTCGTTAGCTTAGCCCTTCTCGTCGAGGGTTACTCCCTCCTTAAAGGCAGGTTCCTCTACGAAAGTCTAAACGCAAGGGGCTACACCCTCTTCAGGTTCTCGTACTCATCCCTCCCCCAGAACGAGAAGGTTCGCTTTATCTACAGCCTCCGCGGAAGGAGGAAGGAGGGAGGAATACTCAAGAGGCTCAACGCCCTTGAGCTCGCTCCCGGGATTGTCCTCGTCCCGATCAGCGCCACCTTCGAGTTCGCGGAGTTCCTCAGGCGCTGGGGACTGGATTACGAACGTGCTCCCGTGCTGATGGGCGAGCTTACCGGGGTGGTGGTAGGGAATGAATGA
- a CDS encoding MBL fold metallo-hydrolase has translation MKLTILFENHAGYRKGLLGYHGFSALVEHNGRKVLVDTGTDGEVLLRNMEALEVSPGEIDALFITHGHYDHTGGSKAFLEARGGKIDVYAHPGIFQRRVALKPKLREIGIPFTREELEGLGARFHLSPKPLEFLPGFLSSGEIERRHWDRAVGYLVENGEYIKDPVKDDMALLVDLGEEIAVITGCGHSGIINIAEHAVRLTGKPIKALIGGFHLRGAKPEMLKEAVVKLKTLGVKKLYAGHCTGIEEYAYLKTGFGEVEPLYVGKVVEI, from the coding sequence ATGAAGCTCACAATCCTTTTCGAGAACCATGCTGGCTACAGAAAAGGCCTCCTCGGCTACCACGGCTTTTCTGCTCTGGTGGAGCACAACGGGAGGAAGGTTCTGGTCGATACCGGAACGGACGGAGAAGTTCTCCTCAGGAACATGGAGGCCCTTGAGGTTTCTCCTGGGGAGATAGACGCGCTCTTCATAACCCACGGTCACTACGACCATACGGGTGGCTCGAAGGCCTTTCTTGAGGCAAGGGGCGGGAAGATTGATGTCTACGCCCATCCGGGCATCTTCCAGCGCAGAGTTGCGCTTAAGCCGAAGCTCAGGGAGATAGGGATTCCCTTCACGAGGGAGGAGCTTGAGGGCCTTGGTGCCAGATTTCACCTGAGCCCGAAACCTTTGGAGTTTTTACCGGGCTTTCTGAGCTCGGGTGAGATAGAGAGAAGGCACTGGGACAGAGCTGTGGGCTACCTTGTGGAGAACGGTGAATACATCAAAGACCCGGTTAAAGACGACATGGCCCTCCTCGTGGATCTGGGGGAAGAGATTGCAGTAATAACAGGCTGCGGCCACAGCGGGATCATCAACATAGCGGAGCACGCTGTAAGACTCACGGGAAAACCGATTAAGGCCCTCATTGGAGGTTTCCACCTGAGGGGGGCCAAACCGGAGATGCTCAAAGAGGCAGTAGTCAAGCTGAAGACCCTCGGAGTGAAGAAACTCTACGCTGGCCACTGCACGGGGATTGAGGAGTACGCGTATTTGAAGACGGGCTTCGGAGAAGTCGAGCCGCTGTACGTGGGGAAAGTGGTGGAGATATGA
- a CDS encoding M42 family metallopeptidase translates to MLVEELREITSIPGISGYEEKVREKLIEWIEPYADYTVDSIGNLVVELGEGDLKAIFMAHMDEIGLLITGIRPDGKLTFRKIGGIDDRLLYGRHLDVITENGKLDGVIGALPVHLNLERKFDTVPWTKLVIDIGAKSREEAEKLGVKVLDYAVFKKHFAVLNNRYVSTRSLDDRFGVVALVEAIKDLVDHDLDGRYIFAFTVQEEIGLKGARFLAEKYSPKYAFAVDSFACCGDLTGDVRLGGGAVIRAVDNSAIYTRALARKVAEIARRNEIPLQVGVTGGGTDASVFQHKSEVLALSVPIKYLHSEVETLHLADLEALIKLIEAIAFEL, encoded by the coding sequence ATGCTAGTTGAGGAACTCAGGGAGATAACTTCCATACCGGGCATCTCCGGCTATGAGGAGAAGGTCAGGGAAAAGCTTATCGAGTGGATAGAGCCCTACGCGGACTACACCGTTGACTCCATCGGAAACCTCGTCGTCGAGCTCGGTGAGGGCGATCTTAAGGCCATCTTCATGGCCCACATGGACGAGATAGGTCTGCTCATTACGGGAATAAGGCCCGACGGAAAGCTGACCTTCAGAAAAATCGGGGGGATAGACGACCGCCTTCTGTACGGGAGGCATTTGGATGTCATCACCGAGAACGGGAAGCTCGACGGCGTTATCGGGGCACTTCCGGTGCACCTCAACCTTGAGCGGAAGTTCGACACGGTTCCGTGGACCAAGCTCGTCATAGACATAGGTGCGAAGAGCAGGGAGGAAGCGGAGAAGCTCGGCGTTAAGGTTCTTGACTATGCCGTCTTCAAGAAGCACTTCGCGGTTTTGAACAACCGCTACGTCTCGACCCGCTCGCTGGATGACCGCTTTGGAGTGGTTGCCCTCGTTGAGGCCATCAAAGACCTCGTTGACCACGACCTCGATGGCAGATACATCTTTGCCTTCACCGTCCAGGAGGAGATAGGCCTCAAGGGCGCGCGCTTTCTGGCGGAGAAGTACTCGCCCAAGTACGCCTTTGCCGTGGATTCTTTCGCCTGCTGCGGGGACTTAACTGGCGACGTCAGGCTCGGCGGGGGTGCGGTGATAAGGGCCGTTGACAACTCGGCCATCTACACCAGAGCTCTCGCAAGAAAGGTCGCCGAAATCGCCCGCAGGAACGAGATTCCTCTCCAGGTCGGCGTTACCGGGGGTGGAACCGATGCTTCGGTCTTCCAGCACAAGAGCGAGGTCCTGGCTTTGAGCGTGCCCATCAAGTACCTCCACAGCGAGGTCGAGACGCTCCACTTAGCTGACCTTGAGGCGCTGATAAAGCTCATCGAGGCGATAGCGTTTGAGCTTTAG
- the pdxS gene encoding pyridoxal 5'-phosphate synthase lyase subunit PdxS, which translates to MGKLDIIQAKGTERLKRGFAKMVKGGVIMDVTNAEQARIAEEAGAVAVMALHRVPADIRKAGGVARMAPIEKIQEIMDAVTIPVMAKVRIGHVAEARILEALGVDMIDESEVLTPSDPYFHIDKREFKVPFVCGNRNLGEAVRRIWEGAAMMRTKGEAGTGNIIEAVRHVRLLKDNIALIQRMTDEQIYGVAEKFAEPYLRLAFEVREISGLPKQVLENEPVYGHYTYREIVEGLYKILLEIKKLGRLPVVNFAAGGVATPADAALMMQMGMDGVFVGSGIFKSSNPPKMARAIVEAVNHWDEPDVLVEISKEIGEPMRGQDIEELEVRLEERGV; encoded by the coding sequence ATGGGAAAGCTCGATATTATCCAGGCTAAGGGAACGGAGAGGCTGAAGAGAGGCTTCGCCAAGATGGTGAAGGGCGGAGTCATAATGGACGTTACCAACGCCGAGCAGGCGAGAATTGCTGAAGAAGCGGGTGCAGTGGCCGTTATGGCCCTCCACCGCGTTCCGGCCGACATTAGAAAGGCCGGCGGAGTAGCCAGAATGGCACCGATAGAGAAGATCCAGGAGATAATGGACGCGGTAACTATTCCCGTGATGGCCAAGGTCAGGATTGGCCACGTCGCCGAGGCGAGGATCCTTGAGGCCCTAGGCGTTGACATGATAGACGAGAGCGAGGTTCTCACTCCGTCAGACCCGTACTTCCACATTGACAAGCGCGAGTTCAAGGTCCCGTTCGTCTGCGGCAACAGGAACCTCGGCGAGGCCGTCAGGAGGATATGGGAAGGCGCGGCCATGATGAGGACGAAGGGTGAAGCTGGAACCGGAAACATCATCGAAGCGGTCAGGCACGTCCGCCTTCTCAAGGACAACATCGCCCTAATCCAGCGCATGACGGACGAGCAGATCTACGGTGTTGCCGAGAAGTTCGCCGAACCCTACCTCAGGCTCGCCTTTGAGGTTAGAGAGATAAGCGGCCTCCCGAAGCAGGTTCTTGAGAACGAGCCGGTCTACGGCCACTACACCTACCGCGAGATCGTGGAGGGACTCTATAAGATCCTTCTGGAGATCAAAAAGCTCGGAAGACTACCGGTCGTCAACTTCGCGGCTGGTGGCGTTGCCACACCGGCGGATGCCGCCCTGATGATGCAGATGGGCATGGACGGTGTCTTCGTCGGTTCCGGAATCTTCAAGAGCTCCAACCCGCCGAAGATGGCAAGAGCTATAGTCGAGGCCGTAAACCACTGGGACGAGCCCGACGTTCTTGTGGAGATAAGCAAGGAGATCGGCGAGCCCATGCGCGGCCAGGACATTGAGGAGCTTGAAGTCCGCCTAGAGGAGAGGGGCGTCTGA
- a CDS encoding 2-hydroxyacid dehydrogenase produces the protein MRPKVAVLFKMKSKPVEELKKYADVEFILYPTVEELKKRIGEFDGVIISPLNPFPKEVIEKAERLKVISCHSAGYDHVDVKAATERGIYVTKVSGVLSEAVAEFAVGLTIALLRKIAYTDRLIRSGKWESHAMIWSSFKDIETVYGKKVGILGMGAIGKAIARRMKAMGTEILYWSRSRKEDIEKEVGAVYKPLENVLRESDIVILALPATPETYHIINEERIKLLEGKYLVNIGRGTLVDEKAVVKAIEEGKLKGYATDVFEKEPVQEHELFKYEWETVLTPHHAGLSREAMEDMGFQAVKNLLAVLRGEVPKDLVNREVLKIRPPEKVKML, from the coding sequence ATGAGGCCGAAGGTGGCGGTTCTTTTTAAGATGAAGAGCAAACCCGTGGAAGAGCTCAAAAAGTACGCTGACGTCGAGTTCATCCTTTATCCGACTGTTGAAGAGCTCAAGAAGAGGATTGGTGAATTTGACGGCGTGATAATATCACCTTTGAACCCCTTCCCAAAGGAAGTCATCGAGAAAGCCGAGAGGCTGAAGGTGATAAGCTGTCATTCAGCTGGCTACGACCACGTTGACGTGAAAGCGGCAACAGAGCGCGGAATCTACGTTACCAAAGTCTCCGGCGTTCTGAGTGAGGCAGTCGCTGAGTTTGCCGTTGGCCTGACCATCGCTCTTCTCAGGAAGATAGCATACACCGACAGGCTCATCCGTTCCGGCAAGTGGGAGAGCCACGCCATGATATGGAGCTCTTTCAAGGACATAGAGACGGTCTACGGCAAGAAGGTGGGAATCCTCGGCATGGGAGCAATAGGGAAGGCGATAGCGAGGAGAATGAAAGCTATGGGAACGGAAATCCTCTACTGGTCGCGCTCAAGGAAGGAGGACATCGAGAAGGAGGTTGGTGCAGTTTACAAACCGCTGGAGAACGTCCTGAGGGAAAGCGACATAGTGATCTTAGCGCTTCCCGCAACTCCCGAGACCTACCACATCATCAACGAGGAGCGGATAAAGCTCCTTGAGGGCAAGTATCTGGTGAACATTGGGAGGGGAACCCTCGTGGACGAGAAAGCGGTCGTTAAGGCCATCGAGGAGGGCAAACTCAAGGGTTACGCCACCGATGTCTTCGAGAAAGAGCCAGTTCAGGAGCACGAGCTCTTCAAGTACGAGTGGGAAACCGTCTTAACGCCCCACCACGCTGGTCTCTCAAGGGAGGCGATGGAGGACATGGGCTTCCAAGCAGTGAAGAACCTCCTCGCGGTTCTGCGTGGTGAGGTTCCAAAGGACCTCGTGAACCGGGAAGTCCTCAAAATCCGCCCGCCTGAAAAAGTTAAGATGCTCTGA
- a CDS encoding M48 family metallopeptidase, which produces MGLKYTTIIRNVKYPRIEIKPSGEVKVIVPPNQDPAELVRLKSEWINKKLREIDEIRNQFKGLSDKLLLNGEFYEVIRGEEFSVNPKFKFILLPENDLKVLKGWLRNQLRKELDFKVRLFASILDVKYRKIYIRFQKTKWASCSKKGNLSFNLMLMALPESLRDYVIIHELAHLRESRHTGRFWEIVGTYYPDYKKAEIELRKYWLLLEWNEVWKNLRKV; this is translated from the coding sequence GTGGGGCTGAAATACACGACTATAATCCGGAACGTTAAGTACCCGAGGATCGAGATAAAGCCCAGCGGAGAGGTAAAGGTGATTGTGCCCCCGAACCAAGATCCCGCTGAGCTGGTTCGACTAAAGAGTGAGTGGATAAACAAAAAGCTCAGAGAAATTGATGAAATCAGAAACCAGTTCAAGGGTCTTTCGGACAAGCTGTTGCTGAACGGGGAATTTTATGAGGTTATACGGGGCGAAGAGTTCTCAGTGAACCCAAAGTTCAAATTTATACTCCTCCCTGAAAACGACCTTAAAGTCCTGAAGGGGTGGCTCAGGAATCAGCTCAGGAAAGAACTTGACTTCAAAGTCAGGCTCTTCGCATCAATACTCGACGTCAAATACAGGAAGATATACATCAGATTCCAGAAGACTAAATGGGCGAGTTGTTCAAAAAAGGGAAACCTGAGCTTCAATCTGATGCTAATGGCTCTCCCCGAGAGCCTCAGGGACTACGTTATAATCCACGAGCTCGCCCACCTCAGGGAGTCCCGGCACACTGGGAGGTTTTGGGAGATTGTAGGGACTTATTATCCCGATTACAAAAAGGCTGAAATAGAACTTAGGAAATACTGGCTTCTCCTTGAGTGGAACGAAGTGTGGAAAAATTTAAGGAAAGTTTGA
- the pdxT gene encoding pyridoxal 5'-phosphate synthase glutaminase subunit PdxT — protein sequence MVKVGVIGLQGDVSEHIDATKKALENLGVSGEVIWLKKPEQLEGVSAIIIPGGESTTISRLMVKNGLFEPVKKLGEEGLPIMGTCAGLIMLSKEVIGATPEQKFLGLLDVKVNRNAYGRQVDSFEAPVRLAFSDEPFTGVFIRAPRIVELLSDRVKPIAWLGDRVVGVEQDNIIGLEFHPELTDDTRVHEYFLRKAL from the coding sequence ATGGTCAAGGTAGGAGTTATTGGCCTCCAGGGCGACGTGAGCGAGCACATTGATGCGACCAAAAAAGCCCTCGAAAACCTCGGCGTTTCCGGCGAGGTCATCTGGCTCAAAAAGCCGGAGCAGCTTGAGGGAGTCTCCGCGATAATAATCCCCGGCGGCGAGAGCACCACAATATCGAGGCTCATGGTGAAGAACGGCCTCTTTGAGCCGGTCAAAAAGCTCGGCGAGGAAGGCCTGCCAATAATGGGCACCTGTGCTGGCTTGATAATGCTCTCAAAGGAAGTTATAGGGGCAACGCCAGAGCAGAAGTTCCTTGGGTTACTCGACGTTAAGGTGAACAGGAACGCATACGGCAGACAGGTGGACAGCTTTGAGGCTCCAGTTAGGCTTGCCTTCAGCGACGAGCCCTTCACTGGAGTCTTCATCCGCGCCCCGAGGATAGTGGAGCTCCTTAGCGACAGGGTAAAGCCAATAGCCTGGCTTGGGGACAGGGTTGTGGGAGTTGAACAGGACAACATAATCGGCCTGGAGTTCCACCCCGAGCTGACAGACGACACGAGAGTTCACGAATACTTTTTGAGGAAGGCCCTTTGA
- a CDS encoding sulfite exporter TauE/SafE family protein encodes MLNYLLDFFIGLGIGFIAGLLGVGGGFLIVPTLVLLGEPIHLAIGTSLACITISALASAYTHLRRGAVLFKVVLIKEAFSVPFAIIGAYLSAVTPERALRLIFAVLLLYLAYTLIRSRGKCHGETAGDVNYLRVPIVGILAGLTSGLLGISGGVLNVPLFHTFVGIPMRYAVGTSSLSLFFTALAGTIAHYRLGQVDIHMALLLAPGLIVGAHYGALTVHRVEPSLIRRLFAVLLVIIALKMLL; translated from the coding sequence ATGTTGAATTACCTGCTGGACTTCTTTATCGGCCTTGGCATTGGCTTCATCGCTGGCCTGCTAGGTGTCGGCGGTGGCTTCCTCATAGTTCCGACATTAGTCCTCCTTGGGGAGCCGATACACCTGGCGATAGGCACGAGCTTAGCCTGCATCACGATCAGCGCCCTTGCATCAGCTTACACTCACCTCCGAAGGGGGGCGGTTCTCTTCAAGGTCGTCCTCATAAAGGAGGCCTTTTCGGTACCCTTTGCCATAATTGGGGCCTACCTTTCCGCGGTAACGCCCGAGCGGGCGCTTCGACTTATTTTCGCGGTTCTTCTCCTCTACTTAGCATACACCCTCATACGGAGCAGGGGGAAGTGCCACGGAGAAACCGCTGGAGATGTAAACTACCTCCGCGTTCCAATCGTCGGAATTCTCGCTGGTTTAACCAGTGGCTTGCTTGGGATAAGTGGTGGCGTTCTGAACGTTCCGCTCTTTCATACCTTTGTGGGCATTCCGATGCGCTACGCCGTCGGAACCTCGAGCCTTTCGCTCTTCTTCACGGCCTTAGCTGGCACTATCGCCCACTACCGCCTCGGACAGGTTGACATCCACATGGCCCTCCTCCTGGCCCCTGGCCTCATCGTGGGGGCGCACTATGGTGCCCTAACCGTCCACAGGGTTGAACCGTCTCTAATAAGGCGCCTGTTTGCGGTTCTGCTCGTGATAATAGCTCTTAAGATGCTCCTCTGA
- a CDS encoding type I restriction endonuclease subunit R, whose product MNETPEYLQCEGPIIERLKNLGWEYRKGAEVLKDEKEPLLVTRLKRAIARINGVSESEAERVINLLKTTPFGVEGHRRVLEYLKEGVPLRDEETGEPKRVLLIDYENIENNEFLVANQVGYPFRTKIPDLVLYVNGIPLVVIECKRLKRDWKRAYRQVKGYEKEMPELFKYVQFSVAVGDRVVYFPNVPWLDDVPVYEWRGESFDELDNIMEPLTPSNLLDILRYFIFYREDKGTITKVLPRYMQFRATNKIVERAVGYARGENERNRGLIWHWQGSGKTLTMIFSAYKIKRLLGNPTIFFIVDRQELEEQLAGELKSIGLSFEVVESINHLKEVLTHSDGKRGIFVTLIHKFREEELNSLREELKRESRRRKTIMNRRDVIAFIDEGHRTQYGELAATMRSILKNASFFAFTGTPIAKKHRDTYATFGYRDEPYLDRYFILDSIRDGFTVKIAYQARLEEDVHLRKEDLEAFLTSRLEEIPEEYRGKVKERLKKRLNAIKVFLKNPKRIETIAEDIARHYRENVEPFKAMVVAVDREACVLYKRALDKFLPPEYSEVVMTFNRDDPEIIGEYFNELVERYKTKDQGEIREEIVKRFKTGETPKILIVTDMLLTGFDAPILQTMYLDKPLKEHRLLQAIARTNRPFIKNGENVKAFGLIVDYVGIFKELKKALAIYDEVDIKGVAYDVEKIKRELREKISQALSFFDGLELGKDRETIMKAVLILFQKEKGEEFQKLYREIRSYYKLLREDKTEFKEAFSWLTEVYYAYNAKVNGLDPEIEQKMDRFFEEALRFIHETVDIGKLKRDFPIVELDEEFLRKIMKARNRERAFYDLLFAVRHYVNTHRGPLTDDLVERVESIVERWKSRKEEIEKLYQELFEIAEKIQRRNRERRELGLSELEYALVMVFKRHVKGNTHELIRDVKELLRETEPLRFPRWQEKAEVVSELSRTVMKFIVRKYRGRYDDLMKTREDILEVLKRWG is encoded by the coding sequence ATGAATGAGACGCCCGAATACCTCCAGTGTGAGGGGCCGATCATCGAGCGGCTCAAAAACCTCGGCTGGGAATACAGGAAAGGAGCCGAGGTTCTCAAAGACGAAAAAGAGCCCCTTCTCGTCACCCGCCTAAAGAGGGCCATCGCGAGGATAAACGGGGTTTCGGAGAGCGAGGCTGAGAGGGTTATTAACCTCCTCAAAACGACCCCCTTCGGCGTCGAAGGTCACAGGAGGGTTTTGGAGTACCTAAAGGAAGGCGTCCCCCTGAGGGACGAGGAGACTGGCGAGCCGAAGCGCGTTCTTCTTATTGACTACGAAAACATCGAGAACAACGAGTTTTTAGTTGCCAACCAGGTGGGCTACCCCTTCAGAACAAAGATCCCTGACCTCGTTCTCTACGTTAATGGGATCCCCCTCGTGGTAATTGAGTGCAAGCGCCTCAAGAGGGACTGGAAAAGGGCCTACAGGCAGGTCAAGGGCTACGAAAAGGAGATGCCCGAACTCTTCAAGTACGTCCAGTTCAGCGTGGCCGTTGGGGATAGGGTCGTTTACTTCCCCAACGTCCCGTGGCTCGATGACGTTCCAGTATACGAGTGGAGGGGAGAGAGCTTCGACGAGCTGGACAACATAATGGAGCCCCTCACACCGAGCAACCTCCTCGACATCCTGAGGTACTTCATATTCTACCGAGAGGACAAGGGGACGATTACGAAAGTCCTTCCGAGGTACATGCAGTTCAGAGCGACGAACAAAATAGTTGAGCGGGCCGTTGGCTACGCGAGGGGAGAGAACGAGAGAAACAGGGGACTAATATGGCACTGGCAGGGGAGCGGAAAGACGCTCACGATGATATTCTCGGCCTACAAGATAAAGCGCCTCCTCGGCAATCCAACGATCTTCTTCATCGTGGACAGGCAGGAGCTTGAGGAACAGCTGGCCGGGGAGCTTAAGTCCATAGGCCTTAGCTTTGAGGTTGTGGAATCTATAAACCACCTCAAAGAGGTCCTGACCCACTCAGACGGCAAGAGGGGTATATTCGTCACGCTGATTCACAAGTTCAGGGAGGAAGAGCTCAATAGCCTTCGGGAGGAGCTTAAGAGGGAGAGCAGAAGAAGAAAGACGATAATGAACAGGCGGGACGTTATAGCGTTCATAGACGAGGGTCACAGAACCCAGTACGGCGAGCTTGCCGCAACAATGCGCTCCATCCTGAAGAATGCCTCCTTCTTTGCCTTCACGGGGACGCCGATAGCCAAAAAGCACAGGGACACCTACGCGACCTTCGGCTACCGCGACGAGCCCTACCTCGACAGGTACTTCATACTCGACTCCATAAGGGACGGCTTCACGGTAAAAATCGCCTACCAAGCGAGGCTCGAAGAGGACGTCCACCTGAGGAAGGAAGACCTTGAGGCTTTCCTCACCTCAAGGCTTGAGGAGATACCGGAGGAGTACCGCGGAAAGGTCAAGGAGAGGCTGAAGAAGAGGCTCAACGCCATCAAGGTCTTTCTGAAGAACCCGAAGAGAATAGAGACCATAGCCGAAGACATCGCGAGGCACTACAGGGAGAACGTTGAACCCTTCAAGGCCATGGTTGTTGCCGTTGACAGGGAGGCCTGTGTCCTCTACAAGAGGGCGCTGGACAAGTTCTTGCCCCCGGAATACAGCGAGGTCGTGATGACATTCAACCGAGATGATCCAGAGATAATCGGGGAATACTTCAACGAGCTGGTAGAGAGATACAAAACGAAGGACCAGGGCGAGATAAGGGAGGAGATCGTGAAGAGGTTCAAGACAGGGGAGACCCCCAAGATACTCATCGTCACGGACATGCTGCTCACGGGCTTTGACGCGCCGATACTCCAGACAATGTACCTTGATAAACCACTCAAGGAACATCGCCTCCTCCAAGCGATAGCAAGGACTAACAGGCCCTTCATCAAGAACGGTGAAAACGTCAAGGCCTTCGGTCTCATCGTTGACTACGTTGGAATCTTCAAGGAGCTCAAAAAGGCGCTCGCGATATACGACGAGGTGGACATCAAAGGCGTCGCCTACGACGTGGAGAAGATTAAGAGGGAACTCAGGGAGAAGATAAGCCAGGCTCTAAGCTTCTTCGACGGCCTTGAACTCGGAAAGGACAGGGAAACGATCATGAAGGCCGTCCTCATCCTCTTCCAGAAAGAGAAGGGTGAGGAGTTTCAGAAACTTTACAGGGAGATAAGGTCGTACTACAAGCTCCTGAGGGAGGACAAAACCGAGTTCAAGGAGGCCTTCTCGTGGCTCACGGAGGTTTACTACGCCTATAACGCGAAGGTCAACGGCCTCGACCCAGAGATCGAGCAAAAGATGGACAGGTTCTTCGAAGAGGCCCTGAGGTTCATCCACGAGACCGTGGACATTGGAAAGCTGAAGAGAGACTTCCCAATAGTTGAGCTTGACGAGGAGTTCCTCAGGAAGATTATGAAAGCCAGAAACAGAGAAAGGGCTTTCTACGACCTCCTCTTTGCCGTCAGGCACTACGTGAACACCCACAGGGGGCCGTTAACGGACGACTTGGTTGAGAGGGTTGAGAGCATAGTGGAGCGGTGGAAGAGCAGAAAAGAAGAGATTGAGAAGCTTTATCAGGAACTCTTTGAGATAGCCGAGAAAATACAGAGGAGAAACAGGGAGCGGAGAGAACTAGGCCTGAGTGAGCTGGAGTACGCCCTCGTCATGGTGTTCAAGAGGCACGTCAAGGGAAACACTCACGAGCTGATAAGAGATGTAAAGGAACTCCTGCGTGAAACTGAGCCCCTCAGGTTCCCGCGCTGGCAGGAAAAGGCAGAGGTCGTCAGCGAGCTTTCGAGGACGGTTATGAAGTTCATCGTCCGCAAGTACAGGGGAAGATACGACGACCTAATGAAGACGAGGGAAGACATCCTCGAGGTGCTCAAGCGGTGGGGCTGA
- a CDS encoding sulfite exporter TauE/SafE family protein, with product MLKYLGYFSVGVFIGILAAMFGLGGGFLVVPTLNFLGVEIHHAVGTSSAAVVFTSLSSAIAYHRQRRIHYKAGLLLASTAVPGAYIGAWATSYISASQLKVIFGIVLFLVAIRIYRKKSAEPHEVRLEDVNLDYRLIPLGGFIAGIASGLLGIGGGAINVPFLTAMGLPIHYAVATSSFAIVFTATSGALKHYMMGNVEVEWLLLLVPGLIIGAQLGARIAKRTKASSLGKAFAVVLAFLAIRMVLKGLGFAVP from the coding sequence ATACTCAAATACCTGGGTTACTTCAGCGTTGGAGTCTTCATCGGAATCCTTGCGGCGATGTTTGGCCTCGGCGGGGGATTCTTGGTAGTGCCTACCCTCAACTTCCTCGGCGTCGAGATACACCACGCCGTTGGAACTTCGAGTGCAGCTGTGGTCTTCACGTCGCTCAGCTCGGCCATAGCCTACCACAGGCAGCGCAGAATCCACTACAAAGCTGGTCTTTTGCTCGCTTCAACCGCCGTACCCGGAGCATATATAGGCGCATGGGCGACGAGCTACATAAGCGCCTCCCAGCTAAAGGTTATCTTCGGTATAGTCCTCTTCCTCGTCGCGATAAGGATTTACAGGAAGAAGAGCGCCGAGCCGCACGAGGTCAGGCTTGAAGATGTGAATCTCGACTACAGGCTCATCCCCCTTGGCGGCTTCATAGCGGGAATAGCCAGCGGGCTTTTAGGCATCGGGGGAGGAGCGATAAACGTGCCGTTTCTGACGGCGATGGGACTGCCAATCCACTACGCGGTGGCGACCTCAAGCTTTGCCATCGTCTTCACGGCAACGAGCGGGGCTTTGAAGCACTACATGATGGGCAACGTTGAGGTGGAGTGGCTTCTCCTCCTCGTGCCGGGTCTCATAATCGGCGCCCAGCTCGGGGCGAGGATAGCGAAGAGAACTAAAGCATCTTCACTCGGCAAGGCCTTCGCCGTTGTTCTGGCCTTTCTGGCCATCAGGATGGTGCTCAAGGGGCTTGGCTTTGCGGTTCCGTGA